In Populus alba chromosome 9, ASM523922v2, whole genome shotgun sequence, a genomic segment contains:
- the LOC118034660 gene encoding uncharacterized protein isoform X1, which yields MSGGFFRGTSADQDTRFSNKQAKLLKSQKFAPELDHLVDTRKMKMDVIRPWIATRVTELLGFEDEVLINFIYGLLDGKEVNGKEVQISLTGFMEKNTGKFMKELWTLLLSAQKNESGVPQQFLDAKEEETRKKQAEVDRIANEIQKKKEIEKEMRELEREKLKKMDIEVEKKANNAMEPASKHMLPKGSSGHAEDEKETDMRNGARGRKRASRSPHSTDSSFSSPRGSPSRTSRSILNSRSHSGHKSRSVSRSPEARRQRSISSDRMRSLRRRSITPRRRRSPRDSPSPPRRKSSYSGHISRSPLRHRSPSPIRRRLRSPFQRRSPLPLHDRSPSPVRRRRSPSPIRRRRSPSPIRRRRSPSPIRRRRSPSPIRRRRSPSPMRRHRSPSPVRRRSPFPMRRRSPLPLRRRSPSPVSRRSPSPRRRRSPPSLRRRSPSPVRRGYQRSPSPMQHRSSIISRKRSPSPHRQSPSPYTSSSPSPVQHRSPSPVKSPKEHRSPVQSPGERVRLQQKLLPIPRRSSNSLRSPQRGQKDRKDLCNRLPALSPSPERSPLRPESPPVARKSASKDGRSPSPYESPARQRKEQITRDGSLSPQKQRGRKPLKDSPETSKDHEETGHTREGGDYYSRSSWKRSIHPSNINKQKDSPVKVHYKDEQSSERLAGRQTTDSRNYPDNMDSRKKDQDIKIGKSSGRGADHDLDAKKSPTLYKDEKDRSCLNSFKDSDKHPKSETAAVTAEKVHHSNGSGAQDSGSKESDKHRAEKREKSKHKRSHRLEVASDDDGSYGSEIEERKEAKRRRKEEKKLRKEEKHRRREERRRRREERRAEKLKLKDCDDASSSSDEHVGRRESHPSDDEEIESDQKKLEIELRKKALESLKAKKGINR from the exons ATGTCGGGCGGGTTTTTCCGG gGCACGTCTGCTGATCAAGACACTCGATTCTCCAACAAGCAAGCGAAGCTGTTGAAGTCGCAGAAGTTCGCTCCCGAATTGGACCATCTG GTGGATACGAGGAAAATGAAGATGGATGTTATTAGACCGTGGATTGCTACTAGAGTGACGGAGCTTCTCGGCTTTGAAGATGAAGTTCTTATCAACTTCATTTATGGCCTGCTTGATGGAAAG GAAGTGAATGGGAAGGAGGTTCAAATATCGCTTACAGGATTCATGGAGAAAAACACTGGGAAGTTTATGAAAGAGCTTTGGACACTTCTTCTTAGTGCGCAGAAGAATGAAAGTGGTGTTCCTCAACAGTTTTTGGAtgccaaagaagaagaaacacggAAGAAGCAG GCAGAGGTCGATAGGATAGCAAATGAAAtccagaagaagaaggagattgAGAAGGAGATGAGAGAACTTGAGAGGGAAAAATTGAAGAAGatg GACATTGAGGTTGAAAAGAAAGCCAATAATGCTATGGAGCCAGCCTCAAAGCACATGCTGCCTAAGGGTTCAAGTGGTCATGCTGAGGATGAGAAAGAAACTGACATGAGGAATGGTGCAAGAGGAAGGAAAAG GGCTTCTAGGTCTCCTCATTCGACTGATAGTTCATTTTCATCTCCTCG AGGCTCACCTTCTAGGACTAGCAGgtcaattttaaattcaagaagTCATTCAGG GCATAAGTCAAGAAGTGTGTCTAGATCACCTGAAGCACGAAGGCAGCGCTCCATATCTTCTGATAGAATGCGCTCATTAAGAAGGCGCTCAATTACTCCTCGTCGAAGGCGTTCACCCAGAGATTCACCCTCCCCACCTCGGAGGAAATCATCATACTCCGGGCATATATCTAGATCTCCTTTAAGACATAGGTCACCATCCCCTATACGACGTAGATTGCGTTCTCCCTTTCAACGCAGGTCACCCTTACCCTTGCATGATAGATCTCCTTCACCAGTTCGACGTCGTAGATCCCCTTCACCTATTCGACGTCGCAGATCCCCCTCACCTATTCGACGTCGTAGATCCCCCTCACCTATTCGACGACGCAGATCCCCTTCACCTATTAGGCGTCGTAGATCCCCTTCACCTATGAGGCGCCATAGATCCCCTTCCCCTGTACGCCGTAGATCTCCTTTCCCTATGCGCCGTAGATCCCCGTTGCCTTTAAGGCGTAGATCACCTTCACCCGTGTCACGTAGATCACCTTCACCTCGTCGTCGTAGATCACCCCCTTCCTTACGACGCAGATCACCATCTCCTGTACGTCGGGGGTATCAAAGGTCTCCTTCTCCTATGCAACATAGGTCATCTATTATTTCACGCAAGAGATCTCCATCTCCTCATCGTCAGTCTCCTTCGCCTTACACTTCAAGCTCTCCATCTCCTGTCCAGCATAGGTCCCCTTCTCCAGTGAAATCTCCAAAGGAACACAGATCACCCGTGCAGTCTCCTGGAGAAAGAGTTAG ATTACAACAAAAATTGTTGCCTATTCCACGCCGTTCCTCAAATTCTTTAAGGTCACCACAAAGAGGTCAGAAGGATCGGAAAGATTTATGCAATAGATTGCCAGCTTTATCTCCTTCACCAGAGAGGTCCCCACTCCGGCCAGAATCCCCACCAGTTGCAAGAAAGAGTGCCAGCAAAGACGGAAg GTCCCCTAGTCCATATGAGAGTCCTGCCAGGCAAAGAAAAGAGCAAATTACACGTGATGGTAGCTTAAGTCCTCAGAAACAAAGAGGGAGGAAACCTCTTAAGGATAGTCCAGAAACTAGCAAAGACCATGAAGAAACTGGTCACACTCG GGAGGGTGGGGACTATTATTCTAGGTCATCATGGAAACGATCTATACATCCTTCTAACATTAACAAGCAGAAAGATTCTCCTGTGAAGGTTCACTACAAGGATGAGCAATCTTCTGAAAGATTAGCCGGTCGTCAGACTACTGATTCCAGAAACTATCCAGATAACATGGATTCGAGGAAGAAAGACCAGGATATAAAGAT TGGGAAGTCTTCTGGGAGGGGCGCTGATCATGATCTTGATGCAAAAAAATCTCCAACTTTGTACAAGGACGAGAAAGACCGTTCATGCTTAAACAGTTTTAAGGATAGTGATAAACATCCCAAATCAGAAACCGCAGCAGTGACAGCTGAAAAAGTCCATCATAGTAATGGCAGTGGTGCACAGGATTCTGGTTCTAAGGAAAGTGATAAGCATAGAGCAGAAAAGAGGGAAAAGTCAAAGCATAAAAGGTCGCATCGGCTTGAAGTGGCTTCAGATGATGATGGCAGCTATGGTTCTGAAattgaagagaggaaagaggctaaaaggaggaggaaggaagaaaagaaattgcGAAAGGAGGAGAAGCATCGACGGCGTGAGGAGCGACGCCGTAGGAGGGAGGAACGGCGTGCAGAGAAGCTAAAATTGAAGGATTGTGATGATGCCAGCTCATCTTCTGATGAACATGTTGGCAGGAGGGAGTCCCATCCAAGTGATGATGAGGAGATAGAGTCTGATCAGAAAAAACTTGAGATTGAGCTAAGGAAGAAGGCTCTTGAATCACTTAAAGCGAAGAAGGGCATCAATCGCTAA
- the LOC118034660 gene encoding uncharacterized protein isoform X2: MEPASKHMLPKGSSGHAEDEKETDMRNGARGRKRASRSPHSTDSSFSSPRGSPSRTSRSILNSRSHSGHKSRSVSRSPEARRQRSISSDRMRSLRRRSITPRRRRSPRDSPSPPRRKSSYSGHISRSPLRHRSPSPIRRRLRSPFQRRSPLPLHDRSPSPVRRRRSPSPIRRRRSPSPIRRRRSPSPIRRRRSPSPIRRRRSPSPMRRHRSPSPVRRRSPFPMRRRSPLPLRRRSPSPVSRRSPSPRRRRSPPSLRRRSPSPVRRGYQRSPSPMQHRSSIISRKRSPSPHRQSPSPYTSSSPSPVQHRSPSPVKSPKEHRSPVQSPGERVRLQQKLLPIPRRSSNSLRSPQRGQKDRKDLCNRLPALSPSPERSPLRPESPPVARKSASKDGRSPSPYESPARQRKEQITRDGSLSPQKQRGRKPLKDSPETSKDHEETGHTREGGDYYSRSSWKRSIHPSNINKQKDSPVKVHYKDEQSSERLAGRQTTDSRNYPDNMDSRKKDQDIKIGKSSGRGADHDLDAKKSPTLYKDEKDRSCLNSFKDSDKHPKSETAAVTAEKVHHSNGSGAQDSGSKESDKHRAEKREKSKHKRSHRLEVASDDDGSYGSEIEERKEAKRRRKEEKKLRKEEKHRRREERRRRREERRAEKLKLKDCDDASSSSDEHVGRRESHPSDDEEIESDQKKLEIELRKKALESLKAKKGINR, translated from the exons ATGGAGCCAGCCTCAAAGCACATGCTGCCTAAGGGTTCAAGTGGTCATGCTGAGGATGAGAAAGAAACTGACATGAGGAATGGTGCAAGAGGAAGGAAAAG GGCTTCTAGGTCTCCTCATTCGACTGATAGTTCATTTTCATCTCCTCG AGGCTCACCTTCTAGGACTAGCAGgtcaattttaaattcaagaagTCATTCAGG GCATAAGTCAAGAAGTGTGTCTAGATCACCTGAAGCACGAAGGCAGCGCTCCATATCTTCTGATAGAATGCGCTCATTAAGAAGGCGCTCAATTACTCCTCGTCGAAGGCGTTCACCCAGAGATTCACCCTCCCCACCTCGGAGGAAATCATCATACTCCGGGCATATATCTAGATCTCCTTTAAGACATAGGTCACCATCCCCTATACGACGTAGATTGCGTTCTCCCTTTCAACGCAGGTCACCCTTACCCTTGCATGATAGATCTCCTTCACCAGTTCGACGTCGTAGATCCCCTTCACCTATTCGACGTCGCAGATCCCCCTCACCTATTCGACGTCGTAGATCCCCCTCACCTATTCGACGACGCAGATCCCCTTCACCTATTAGGCGTCGTAGATCCCCTTCACCTATGAGGCGCCATAGATCCCCTTCCCCTGTACGCCGTAGATCTCCTTTCCCTATGCGCCGTAGATCCCCGTTGCCTTTAAGGCGTAGATCACCTTCACCCGTGTCACGTAGATCACCTTCACCTCGTCGTCGTAGATCACCCCCTTCCTTACGACGCAGATCACCATCTCCTGTACGTCGGGGGTATCAAAGGTCTCCTTCTCCTATGCAACATAGGTCATCTATTATTTCACGCAAGAGATCTCCATCTCCTCATCGTCAGTCTCCTTCGCCTTACACTTCAAGCTCTCCATCTCCTGTCCAGCATAGGTCCCCTTCTCCAGTGAAATCTCCAAAGGAACACAGATCACCCGTGCAGTCTCCTGGAGAAAGAGTTAG ATTACAACAAAAATTGTTGCCTATTCCACGCCGTTCCTCAAATTCTTTAAGGTCACCACAAAGAGGTCAGAAGGATCGGAAAGATTTATGCAATAGATTGCCAGCTTTATCTCCTTCACCAGAGAGGTCCCCACTCCGGCCAGAATCCCCACCAGTTGCAAGAAAGAGTGCCAGCAAAGACGGAAg GTCCCCTAGTCCATATGAGAGTCCTGCCAGGCAAAGAAAAGAGCAAATTACACGTGATGGTAGCTTAAGTCCTCAGAAACAAAGAGGGAGGAAACCTCTTAAGGATAGTCCAGAAACTAGCAAAGACCATGAAGAAACTGGTCACACTCG GGAGGGTGGGGACTATTATTCTAGGTCATCATGGAAACGATCTATACATCCTTCTAACATTAACAAGCAGAAAGATTCTCCTGTGAAGGTTCACTACAAGGATGAGCAATCTTCTGAAAGATTAGCCGGTCGTCAGACTACTGATTCCAGAAACTATCCAGATAACATGGATTCGAGGAAGAAAGACCAGGATATAAAGAT TGGGAAGTCTTCTGGGAGGGGCGCTGATCATGATCTTGATGCAAAAAAATCTCCAACTTTGTACAAGGACGAGAAAGACCGTTCATGCTTAAACAGTTTTAAGGATAGTGATAAACATCCCAAATCAGAAACCGCAGCAGTGACAGCTGAAAAAGTCCATCATAGTAATGGCAGTGGTGCACAGGATTCTGGTTCTAAGGAAAGTGATAAGCATAGAGCAGAAAAGAGGGAAAAGTCAAAGCATAAAAGGTCGCATCGGCTTGAAGTGGCTTCAGATGATGATGGCAGCTATGGTTCTGAAattgaagagaggaaagaggctaaaaggaggaggaaggaagaaaagaaattgcGAAAGGAGGAGAAGCATCGACGGCGTGAGGAGCGACGCCGTAGGAGGGAGGAACGGCGTGCAGAGAAGCTAAAATTGAAGGATTGTGATGATGCCAGCTCATCTTCTGATGAACATGTTGGCAGGAGGGAGTCCCATCCAAGTGATGATGAGGAGATAGAGTCTGATCAGAAAAAACTTGAGATTGAGCTAAGGAAGAAGGCTCTTGAATCACTTAAAGCGAAGAAGGGCATCAATCGCTAA